One region of Quercus lobata isolate SW786 chromosome 2, ValleyOak3.0 Primary Assembly, whole genome shotgun sequence genomic DNA includes:
- the LOC115974678 gene encoding serine/threonine-protein kinase/endoribonuclease IRE1b-like yields the protein MGLKVLIFVLLLTVISSSLIGCLSDSAITETSLSTRNLRALHSPTIESELVVVADLDGRIYLVDTGSRKILWSFASGQPIYSSYRAVLNNDKDKSNGSELSNSDNDFYIDCGDDWSLYLHKKSFKKVKIGMSAGDYLKNAPYISEDGGVTVGSKKTTVYLVDAKSGRLVNTYKLDGYPSGSAPQGAEENPVLSDEDGEELVEFGALNLETVEQPLYIMRTDYLLQHYSADNRKVLWNVTFSEFDAHFKNQKLESSFGGISPKSENGFSLEYGGDVDSQLLYLSKPSVLRIRDHIWLESLPAFNRLVTGLSGGSPLSLPAAERKSSSGAADLLQLAPPRNEGRQVLALPASEDENPGAFEDESPGVLVRQGSQIRTFIPFLSALMCIMGVIFYPYLRFGEWLKLNRHREELNIHAGTPKKKKTRRSGNNKRSSNNQRMPDDISPENKVGDTKGIPHIEGNELKYLFDRVDVHVDGRSIGKLLVFNKEIAKGSNGTIVLEGIYDGRPVAVKRLVKTHHDVALKEIQNLIASDQHPNIVRWYGVEDDQNFVYLALERCTCNLNEFIFLCSESFQSEIITKDQFSNFLDEHTAQLQSIKENNKNVKLWKENGYPAPQLLKLMRDVVSGLAHLHELGIIHRDLKPQNVLIIKERYLCAKISDMGISKRLSRDMSAFSQHATGCGSSGWQAPEQLLHRRQTRAVDLFSLGCVLFFCVTGGNHPYGDSIERDVNIVNDRKDLFLVENIPEAVDLFSNLLDPNPDIRPKATDVLHHPFFWDSEMRLSFLRDASDRVELEDRENESELLNALESIAAVALNGKWDEKMEATFLSNIGHYRRYKFDSIRDLLRVIRNKLNHYRELPQEIKELLGPVPEGFDSYFSSRFPKLLIEVYNVICRYCKEEKFFRKYINSSPI from the exons ATGGGACTCAAGGTTTTGATCTTTGTTCTTCTATTGACAGTgatatcttcttctttgattGGCTGTCTCTCGGACTCAGCAATCACAGAGACCTCCCTCTCCACTCGAAATCTCAGAGCTTTGCACTCTCCCACTAT TGAGAGTGAGCTAGTGGTAGTGGCGGATTTGGATGGAAGAATATATTTAGTGGACACTGGATCAAGGAAAATTCTGTGGTCTTTTGCGTCTGGACAGCCCATTTACTCGTCGTATCGGGCGGTTCTTAACAATGACAAAGATAAAAGCAATGGCTCTGAACTGAGTAATAGTGATAATGACTTCTATATAGATTGCGGTGATGATTGGTCACTTTATCTGCATAAAAAGAGCTTCAAGAAAGTG AAAATTGGAATGAGTGCTGGAGATTATTTGAAAAATGCTCCATACATTTCAGAGGATGGAGGAGTCACGGTAGGATCAAAGAAAACCACTGTTTATCTTGTTGATGCCAAGTCCGGTAGATTAGTTAATACTTATAAGTTGGATGGTTATCCTTCCGGATCGGCACCTCAAGGTGCTGAAGAAAACCCAGTTTTATCGGATGAAGATGGTGAGGAATTGGTAGAGTTTGGTGCTTTGAACTTGGAAACAGTTGAGCAGCCACTTTACATTATGAGGACAGACTATTTACTCCAACATTATTCAGCAGACAATAGAAAAGTCTTGTGGAATGTGACTTTTTCTGAATTTGATGCtcattttaaaaatcaaaaactagAGAGTTCTTTTGGTGGGATTTCTCCCAAATCAGAGAATGGGTTTAGTTTAGAGTACGGGGGTGATGTTGACTCACAATTGCTTTATCTTTCAAAGCCTAGTGTCCTCCGAATTCGTGATCATATATGGTTGGAATCTCTTCCTGCATTCAATAGATTAGTAACTGGTCTTTCTGGAGGCAGCCCACTCTCTCTGCCTGCTGCTGAACGCAAGTCTTCCTCAGGGGCTGCTGACCTATTACAACTGGCTCCTCCCAGAAATGAAGGCAGACAAGTGCTTGCTTTGCCCGCTTCTGAGGATGAGAACCCTGGGGCTTTTGAGGATGAGAGCCCTGGGGTCTTGGTTAGGCAAGGTTCCCAAATAAGGACTTTTATCCCTTTTCTTTCAGCTCTTATGTGCATTATGGGCGTTATCTTTTACCCCTATTTAAGATTTGGAGAATGGCTTAAGTTGAATAGGCATAGAGAGGAGCTCAATATACATGCTGGGActcccaaaaagaagaaaactcgGAGATCGGGAAACAATAAGAGAAGTTCCAATAATCAGAGAATGCCAGATGATATCTCGCctgagaataaagttggagacACTAAAGGAATTCCACACATTGAAGGAAATgaattaaaatatctttttgaTCGTGTAGATGTTCATGTTGATGGACGTAGTATTGGTAAGTTACTTGTTTTTAACAAAGAAATTGCTAAGGGAAGCAATGGTACCATTGTACTTGAGGGAATTTATGATGGTCGTCCTGTAGCCGTTAAACGTCTTGTGAAGACCCATCATGACGTGGCTTTGAAAGAGATTCAGAATCTTATTGCTTCTGATCAGCATCCAAATATTGTTCGTTGGTATGGGGTGGAAGATgatcaaaattttgtttatctTGCTTTGGAGCGTTGTACTTGTAacttaaatgaatttattttcttatgctCTGAATCTTTTCAAAGTGAAATAATTACCAAGGATCAATTCTCAAACTTCTTGGATGAGCATACTGCTCAATTACAGTCAATAAAGGAAAACAACAAGAATGTTAAATTGTGGAAGGAGAATGGATACCCAGCACCCCAGTTGCTAAAATTGATGAG AGATGTGGTTTCTGGGCTTGCCCATTTGCATGAGCTTGGAATTATACACCGGGACCTAAAGCCTCAAAATGTTTTAATAATAAAGGAGAGATATTTGTGTGCAAAGATTTCAGATATGGGTATTAGCAAACGTCTTAGCAGAGACATGTCTGCTTTCAGCCAGCATGCTACTG GTTGTGGGAGCTCAGGTTGGCAAGCACCCGAACAACTTCTCCATAGGCGCCAAACACGTGCTGTGGATTTGTTCAGTTTAGGTTGTGTTCTCTTTTTCTGTGTCACGGGGGGTAACCACCCATATGGGGACAGTATTGAACGTGATGTGAATATTGTGAACGATCGCAAGGACCTGTTCTTAGTAGAGAATATACCAGAAGCTGTTGATCTTTTCTCTAATCTTTTGGATCCCAACCCAGATATTAG GCCAAAGGCTACTGATGTATTGCATCATCCTTTCTTTTGGGATTCAGAGATGAGACTCTCATTTCTTCGAGATGCCAGTGATCGGGTTGAATTGGAAGACAGGGAGAATGAATCTGAGCTCTTAAATGCATTAGAAAGCATTGCAGCAGTGGCATTGAATGGGAAATGGGATGAAAAGATGGAAGCCACATTTCTCAGTAACATTGGTCACTACAGGCGATATAAGTTTGACAGCATTCGCGACTTACTACGTGTCATACGGAACAAATTGAATCATTATAGGGAGCTTCCTCAAGAAATTAAGGAATTATTGGGGCCAGTTCCTGAGGGATTTGACAGTTATTTTTCAAGTCGATTtccaaaactcttaattgaggTTTATAATGTGATTTGCAGGTACTGTAAAGAGGAAAAATTCTTTCGTAAATATATTAACAGCAGCCCAATTTAA
- the LOC115977739 gene encoding glucan endo-1,3-beta-glucosidase 12-like, translating to MAITNLPLLLLLILLMNPLQNVSSVGINYGTLGNNLPSPKKVAQLLQSTLIDKVKIYDTNPEILQAFSNTGIDLIVAVENSHVSNISTEVSSADEWLSTRVIPFIPATSVVAIAVGNEYLTTNDNKLEPKALVQAMQNLHAALVARGLDRKIKVTTPHSMAILASSFPPSASTFALNLMPTMTAIVGFLADTGAPFMVNAYPYFAYRDNPGSVNLEYALLGNATGVRDPKGYVYNNMLDAQIDSIRSAINALGFGNMTIEITVSESGWPSKGDHGDKAATTQNAKTYNTRLIERAQAYKGTPMKPKDKIEIFVFALFNENKKEGDETERNFGMFNGDGSKVYDVDLSCQFCSNGGTLGFGEKVSGAARGPSVWCIAKPHSDDKVLQAVLDFCCGPGGVDCREIYESGDCFEPNKLLAHASYAMNAYYQMHGRNYWNCDFKGSGLVAFSDPSYGTCRYPQQ from the exons ATGGCCATTACCAACCTCCCTCTTCTCCTCCTACTAATCCTTCTCATGAACCCATTGCAAAACGTTTCAAGTGTAGGCATAAACTATGGCACACTTGGCAACAATCTCCCATCTCCAAAGAAAGTAGCCCAACTCCTCCAATCCACACTCATAGACAAGGTCAAAATCTATGACACCAACCCAGAAATCCTCCAAGCCTTTTCCAACACCGGCATCGATCTCATCGTTGCCGTCGAAAACTCCCACGTCTCAAACATCAGCACCGAGGTTTCCTCAGCAGACGAGTGGTTGTCCACACGTGTCATTCCCTTCATTCCAGCCACTTCCGTTGTAGCCATTGCTGTAGGTAACGAGTACTTAACAACCAATGACAACAAACTCGAACCTAAAGCCTTAGTCCAAGCCATGCAAAATTTACATGCAGCACTTGTAGCTCGAGGTCTAGACCGTAAAATCAAAGTCACAACCCCACATAGCATGGCTATTctagcttcttcttttcctccttcaGCTTCAACTTTTGCTTTAAATCTTATGCCAACAATGACAGCCATTGTTGGGTTCTTAGCTGACACTGGTGCACCCTTTATGGTAAATGCTTATCCATATTTTGCTTACCGTGATAACCCTGGTTCGGTTAATTTAGAGTATGCATTACTAGGAAATGCCACTGGGGTACGTGACCCTAAAGGGTATGTGTATAACAACATGTTAGATGCACAAATTGATTCTATTAGGTCAGCTATCAATGCTTTAGGCTTTGGAAACATGACCATTGAGATTACTGTATCAGAATCTGGATGGCCTTCTAAAGGTGACCATGGTGACAAAGCAGCTACAACGCAAAATGCAAAGACTTATAATACTAGGTTGATTGAACGTGCCCAAGCCTATAAAGGTACACCCATGAAGCCTAAAGATAAGATTGAGATATTTGTGTTTGCTTTGtttaatgaaaacaaaaaagaaggagaTGAGACTGAGAGAAATTTTGGGATGTTTAACGGGGATGGATCTAAGGTATATGATGTGGATTTGAGCTGCCAGTTTTGTAGCAATGGAGGGACATTGGGGTTTGGTGAGAAAGTATCTGGTGCGGCCAGGGGTCCATCAGTTTGGTGTATAGCTAAGCCACATTCAGATGACAAAGTGCTTCAAGCTGTGTTGGATTTTTGCTGTGGACCTGGTGGTGTGGACTGCAGAGAGATTTATGAAAGTGGGGATTGCTTTGAGCCTAACAAGCTTCTTGCTCATGCATCATATGCCATGAATGCTTATTATCAGATGCATGGAAGGAACTATTGGAACTGTGACTTCAAAGGCTCTGGCCTTGTTGCCTTCAGTGATCCAA GTTATGGAACATGCCGGTACCCTCAACAGTGA
- the LOC115974676 gene encoding glutamate receptor 3.3, which yields MNHTWFILSLLLYVGVFPYGFSKNVSRPATVRIGAIFTFNSTIGRVAKIAMDEAVKDVNSNSSILPGTKLNLNMQDSNCSGFFGMVEALEFMETDTVAIIGPQSSVVAHIISHVANELKVPLLSFGATDPTLSSLQFPFFVRTTQSDLYEMTAVADIVDFYGWKAVIAIFIDDDYGRNGMLALEDKLAERRCRISYKAGISPGSGVNRADIMDLLIKVALMESRIIVLHVNPDSGFLVLSVAQYLGMMGNGYVWIATDWLSYFLDSKAPLPLEDTDPMQGVLVLRQHTPESDRKRAFFSRWKKLTGGSLGLHSYGLYAYDSVWLLAHALEAFFEQGGVISFSNDSRLHSLGGSNLHLEAMSIFDDGNLLLRNILQSNLVGLTGPIKFNSDRSLILPAYDIINVIGTGSRRIGYWSNYSGLSVVPPETLYERPPNRSSTNQKLYSVIWPGETLTKPRGWVFPNNGKLLKIGVPNRASYREFVSKIQGTENFKGFCIDVFTAAVSLLHYAVPYQFIPFGDGHKNPSYTELVHSITTGQFDAAVGDITIVTNRTKIVDFTQPFAASGLVVVAPFKKLNSGAWAFLRPFSARMWTITACFFLVIGIVVWILEHRINDEFRGPPKRQLITILWFSLSTMFFAHRENTVSTLGRMVLIIWLFVVLIINSSYTASLTSILTVQQLSSPIKGIESLKEGNEPIGYQVGSFAEPYLEELGISKSRLVELGSPEAYAKALQDGPKKGGVAAIVDELPYVELFLSSQCKYRVVGQEFTKSGWGFAFPRDSPLAVDLSTAILQLSENGDLQRIHDKWLLHSSCSSDTTEIESDQLQLKSFWGLFLICGVACFSALFIYFVQIMLRLCRTPPDSVSEGSNGSLSVGVRRLISLLDEKEDLSNQGSKRRKVERSLSDNSKESELGSITRKQTEITVGSNINSSS from the exons ATGAATCATACTTGGTTTATTTTGTCACTACTACTCTATGTGGGGGTGTTCCCATATGGTTTTAGTAAGAATGTTTCAAGACCTGCTACTGTGAGAATTGGAGCTATTTTTACATTTAACTCTACCATTGGAAGAGTTGCCAAGATAGCTATGGATGAAGCTGTGAAAGATGTCAATTCCAATTCCAGCATTCTCCCTGGAACAAAACTTAATCTCAATATGCAAGATTCCAATTGCAGTGGATTTTTTGGAATGGTTGAAG CTTTGGAATTTATGGAGACTGATACAGTTGCTATCATAGGCCCTCAATCTTCTGTAGTTGCCCATATTATATCCCACGTTGCGAATGAACTCAAAGTCCCTCTATTATCATTTGGAGCGACTGATCCCACTCTTTCTTCCCTTCAGTTTCCCTTTTTTGTTAGAACAACACAGAGTGATTTGTATGAAATGACAGCAGTGGCTgatattgttgatttttatggTTGGAAGGCTGTGATTGCCATATTCATTGACGATGACTATGGGCGGAATGGCATGTTAGCATTAGAGGATAAGCTTGCTGAGAGGCGCTGTAGAATTTCCTACAAGGCAGGAATTAGCCCAGGGTCCGGAGTTAATCGGGCTGATATTATGGATCTTCTGATTAAGGTTGCATTAATGGAATCTCGGATTATTGTTCTGCATGTAAATCCCGATTCAGGATTCTTGGTTTTATCTGTGGCACAATATCTTGGAATGATGGGCAATGGCTATGTGTGGATAGCAACAGACTGGCTCtcatattttttagattctaaAGCCCCTCTTCCTTTAGAGGACACAGATCCAATGCAAGGAGTTCTTGTTTTGCGCCAACATACACCAGAATCAGATAGAAAAAGAGCCTTTTTCTCTAGGTGGAAAAAATTAACTGGTGGCTCTTTGGGGTTGCATTCGTATGGGCTTTATGCTTATGATTCTGTTTGGCTGCTTGCTCATGCTCTTGAGGCATTTTTTGAACAAGGTGGGGTTATTTCATTTTCCAATGATTCCAGGCTACATTCTTTAGGAGGCAGTAATCTTCACCTTGAAGCAATGAGCATTTTTGATGACGGAAACCTCCTGTTGCGGAACATCTTGCAGAGTAACCTTGTTGGTTTGACAGGTCCTATTAAATTTAACTCAGATAGGTCTCTTATTCTTCCTGCATATGATATTATTAATGTGATTGGAACTGGGTCTCGACGGATAGGTTACTGGTCAAACTATTCTGGTTTATCAGTTGTGCCTCCTGAAACGCTGTATGAAAGGCCACCTAATCGGTCAAGCACAAACCAGAAACTATACAGTGTAATCTGGCCAGGAGAGACATTAACAAAGCCCCGTGGATGGGTTTTCCCAAACAATGGGAAGCTATTAAAAATTGGTGTTCCTAACAGGGCCAGTTACCGGGAATTTGTATCTAAAATACAAGGGACTGAGAATTTTAAGGGTTTCTGCATAGATGTATTCACAGCTGCTGTAAGCTTATTACATTATGCTGTACCATACCAATTCATACCCTTTGGAGATGGTCATAAAAACCCAAGCTATACAGAGCTTGTGCATTCAATCACAACGGGT CAATTTGATGCTGCTGTTGGTGATATTACAATTGTCACAAATCGGACAAAGATTGTGGATTTTACACAACCATTTGCTGCATCAGGACTTGTTGTTGTGGctccatttaaaaaattgaactctGGTGCTTGGGCTTTCCTGCGGCCATTTAGCGCACGTATGTGGACTATCACTGCTTGTTTCTTCCTTGTTATTGGAATAGTTGTGTGGATTCTGGAGCACAGGATAAATGATGAATTCAGGGGCCCTCCTAAACGACAGCTTATAACCATTTTATG GTTTAGCCTCTCAACCATGTTTTTTGCCCATA GAGAGAACACTGTGAGCACCCTTGGTCGTATGGTGCTAATCATATGGCTCTTTGTGGTTTTGATAATTAACTCAAGCTACACTGCGAGCCTGACATCAATTCTCACAGTGCAGCAGCTGTCTTCTCCTATTAAAGGGATTGAAAGCTTGAAGGAAGGCAACGAGCCAATTGGGTACCAAGTGGGTTCTTTTGCTGAACCTTATTTAGAAGAACTTGGCATATCCAAATCTAGGCTTGTTGAACTTGGATCACCTGAAGCATATGCTAAGGCGCTCCAGGATGGTCCTAAGAAAGGAGGTGTTGCAGCTATTGTTGATGAACTCCCATATGTAGAACTCTTCCTCTCAAGCCAGTGCAAATACAGGGTTGTAGGTCAAGAGTTCACCAAAAGTGGCTGGGGTTTT GCTTTTCCACGGGACTCCCCTTTAGCAGTAGACTTGTCAACTGCCATTCTACAACTGTCTGAAAATGGTGATCTCCAGCGGATTCATGATAAGTGGCTGTTGCATAGTTCTTGCAGTTCAGACACCACTGAAATTGAATCAGATCAGCTTCAACTTAAAAGCTTCTGGGGACTCTTTCTTATTTGTGGAGTAGCTTGCTTCTCTGCTCTCTTCATATATTTCGTGCAGATTATGCTACGGTTATGCCGTACCCCCCCTGACTCTGTTTCAGAGGGTTCAAATGGCTCACTTTCGGTGGGTGTCCGGAGATTGATATCATTACTAGATGAGAAGGAAGACCTCTCAAATCAGGGAAGTAAAAGAAGGAAAGTGGAAAGATCATTATCTGACAATTCTAAGGAGAGTGAGTTGGGGAGTATTACTAGGAAACAAACAGAGATTACTGTTGGGAGCAACATTAACTCGAGCAGTTAA